In one Acomys russatus chromosome X, mAcoRus1.1, whole genome shotgun sequence genomic region, the following are encoded:
- the Stk26 gene encoding serine/threonine-protein kinase 26, with amino-acid sequence MAHSPVAVQVPGMQNNIADPEELFTKLERIGKGSFGEVFKGIDNRTQQVVAIKIIDLEEAEDEIEDIQQEITVLSQCDSSYVTKYYGSYLKGSKLWIIMEYLGGGSALDLLRAGPFDEFQIATMLKEILKGLDYLHSEKKIHRDIKAANVLLSEQGDVKLADFGVAGQLTDTQIKRNTFVGTPFWMAPEVIQQSAYDSKADIWSLGITAIELAKGEPPNSDMHPMRVLFLIPKNNPPTLVGDFTKSFKEFIDACLNKDPSFRPTAKELLKHKFIVKNSKKTSYLTELIDRFKRWKAEGHSDDESDSEASDSESTSRDSNTHPEWSFTTVRKKPDPKKLQNGEEQDLVQTLSCLSMIITPAFAELKQQDENNARRNQAIEELEKSIAVAEAACPGITDKMVKKLIEKFQKCSADESS; translated from the exons aATAATATAGCTGATCCGGAAGAACTATTCACAAAATTAGAGCGCATTGGAAAAGGCTCCTTTGGAGAAGTTTTCAAAGGAATCGATAACCGTACTCAGCAAGTGGTTGCAATTAAAATCATTGACCTTGAGGAAGCCGAGGATGAAATAGAAGACATCCAGCAAGAAATAACGGTTTTGAGTCAGTGCGACAGCTCATATGTTACAAAATACTACGGCTCCTATTTAAAG GGTTCAAAACTATGGATAATAATGGAATACCTAGGTGGAGGTTCAGCATTGGATCTT CTGCGCGCCGGCCCATTTGATGAGTTCCAGATCGCCACCATGCTCAAGGAGATTTTGAAAGGTCTGGACTATCTacattctgaaaagaaaattcaCCGAGACATTAAAG CTGCCAATGTCTTGCTTTCAGAGCAAGGTGATGTTAAACTGGCTGACTTCGGAGTTGCTGGCCAGCTGACTGATacacaaattaaaagaaacaccTTTGTAGGAACTCCATTTTGGATGGCTCCTGAAGTTATTCAACAGTCTGCTTATGACTCTAAA GCTGACATTTGGTCTTTGGGAATTACTGCTATTGAACTTGCCAAGGGCGAGCCTCCGAATTCTGACATGCATCCAATGAGAGTTCTGTTTCTTATtccaaaaaacaaccccccaactCTTGTTGGAGACTTCACTAAGTCTTTCAAGGAGTTTATTGATGCTTGCCTGAATAAAGATCCATCCTTT CGTCCCACAGCTAAAGAACTTTTGAAACATAAGTTCATTGTGAAAAATTCAAAGAAGACTTCTTATCTGACTGAACTGATCGATCGATTTaagagatggaaggcagaaggGCACAGTGATGATGAATCTGATTCTGAGGCCTCTGACTC GGAATCCACCAGCAGGGACAGTAATACTCACCCTGAGTGGAGTTTCACCACTGTGCGAAAGAAGCCTGATCCAAAGAAACTACAGAATGGGGAA GAGCAAGATCTTGTGCAAACCTTGAGCTGTTTGTCTATGATAATCACACCTGCATTTGCCGAA CTTAAACAGCAGGATGAGAATAATGCAAGGCGAAACCAGGCAATTGAAGAACTTGAGAAAAGTATTGCCGTGGCTGAAGCTGCCTGTCCTGGCATCACAGATAAAATGGTGAAGAAATTAATcgaaaaatttcaaaa GTGTTCTGCAGATGAATCCTCCTAA